One genomic region from Rhizobiaceae bacterium encodes:
- a CDS encoding tripartite tricarboxylate transporter TctB family protein gives MRAQPKEIAAGAIFIVFGLTYGLIAWRRLPIGEALNMGPGYFPILLSCILVVLGAAIALRTVSAGENAPLGVIPWRGIVMLTLATVFFAAFVDQVGMLPGIFVTTLLAYHASPKARLVRGIAISIALALFCTALFGFGVRLPLPVLGPWFTF, from the coding sequence ATGCGCGCTCAGCCAAAAGAGATCGCCGCAGGCGCGATCTTCATCGTTTTTGGACTGACCTACGGCCTGATAGCGTGGCGCAGGCTTCCGATCGGGGAAGCTCTGAATATGGGCCCAGGCTATTTCCCGATTCTGCTGTCCTGCATTCTAGTCGTGCTGGGAGCGGCGATAGCGCTAAGAACTGTTTCTGCGGGAGAAAACGCACCGCTTGGCGTCATCCCGTGGCGGGGCATCGTGATGCTCACCCTGGCGACCGTCTTTTTCGCCGCGTTCGTCGACCAGGTCGGAATGCTGCCCGGGATTTTCGTCACCACTTTGCTTGCCTACCACGCAAGTCCGAAGGCGAGATTGGTGCGAGGCATTGCGATCAGCATCGCCCTGGCCCTGTTCTGCACAGCCCTGTTCGGTTTCGGCGTCAGGCTTCCCCTCCCGGTCCTTGGACCGTGGTTCACTTTCTAG
- a CDS encoding electron transfer flavoprotein subunit alpha/FixB family protein: MAILLIAEHDNQSLSDQTAKALSAAQKIGSDIDVLVAGNGARAAADAAAKLSGVRKVLLAEAAELENRLAEPLAATIVSLAGGYDTIVAAATTSGKNVMPRVAALLDVMQVSEIIEVVAPYTFKRPIYAGNAIQTVQSTDAKKVVTVRTASFQAAPEGGQAVVETVAAAANPGLSSFVENRLSGGERPELTSAKIIISGGRALGSSEKFQEVILPVADKLGAAVGASRAAVDAGYAPNDWQVGQTGKVVAPELYIAVGISGAIQHLAGMKDSKVIVAINKDEEAPIFQVADYGLVGDLFTILPELEKAL; this comes from the coding sequence ATGGCAATTCTCCTCATCGCCGAACACGACAACCAGAGCCTGTCCGACCAGACCGCGAAGGCGCTGTCGGCGGCGCAGAAGATCGGCTCGGACATCGACGTGCTGGTCGCCGGCAACGGCGCCAGGGCTGCCGCCGACGCCGCAGCAAAACTGTCCGGCGTGCGCAAGGTGCTGCTCGCGGAAGCCGCCGAACTGGAAAACCGGCTGGCCGAGCCGCTGGCCGCGACCATCGTCTCGCTGGCCGGCGGCTACGACACGATCGTGGCTGCGGCCACCACAAGCGGCAAGAACGTGATGCCGCGCGTCGCAGCGTTGCTTGACGTGATGCAGGTGTCCGAGATCATCGAGGTGGTCGCGCCCTATACGTTCAAACGGCCGATCTACGCCGGCAATGCCATCCAGACCGTGCAGTCGACCGACGCCAAGAAGGTCGTCACCGTTCGCACCGCATCCTTCCAGGCCGCACCCGAGGGCGGGCAGGCCGTGGTCGAGACGGTTGCAGCCGCGGCCAATCCCGGGCTCTCCTCCTTCGTCGAGAACCGGCTGTCGGGCGGCGAGCGTCCGGAGTTGACTTCGGCGAAGATCATCATCTCCGGCGGCCGCGCGCTGGGTTCCTCGGAAAAGTTCCAGGAGGTCATCCTGCCGGTCGCCGACAAGCTGGGGGCGGCGGTCGGCGCAAGCCGCGCGGCAGTCGACGCCGGCTATGCGCCGAACGACTGGCAGGTCGGCCAGACCGGCAAGGTGGTGGCGCCTGAGCTCTACATCGCGGTCGGCATCTCCGGCGCGATCCAGCATCTCGCCGGCATGAAGGATTCGAAGGTCATCGTCGCCATCAACAAAGACGAGGAGGCGCCGATCTTCCAGGTCGCCGACTACGGCTTGGTCGGCGATCTCTTCACCATCCTGCCGGAGCTGGAAAAGGCACTGTGA
- a CDS encoding tripartite tricarboxylate transporter substrate binding protein: MTLSTKFTRREFAKIAGISALTSLAGVRAGLAASYPSKAIALLVGYAPGGVTDLAARLLADRLGQSLGETVVENKPGATGSIAAQYVAKSNPDGHTLLLGNNPEISINQFLSADTGFNPETDLLPIAPVYTTTHAVVVPANSPYSSLMELVDAAKASPGKIRFGSTGNGTPSHLAGQALAIKVGVDMVHIPYKGGGPALTAVMGGHIECCVSSLPSAKPHIDSGVIRIVAVTSTERIQRVADVPTVKEVLGIDAFDFPLFAGVFGPAALPVDLAQLIHTKVADALNAPELKAKFEEQNIGLMNLDMAAFAQYIKEQTAVSKAVLSEIGLAK; the protein is encoded by the coding sequence ATGACACTATCGACAAAGTTCACCCGTCGGGAATTCGCAAAGATCGCCGGAATTAGCGCCTTGACTTCGCTGGCAGGTGTGCGCGCGGGCCTTGCCGCAAGCTATCCCAGCAAGGCAATCGCGCTTTTGGTCGGCTACGCCCCCGGCGGCGTCACGGACCTTGCAGCCCGTCTTCTCGCCGATCGGTTGGGTCAGTCGCTCGGCGAGACCGTGGTGGAAAACAAGCCGGGTGCCACCGGCAGCATCGCGGCGCAATATGTGGCGAAATCCAATCCCGACGGCCATACGCTGCTCCTTGGCAACAATCCCGAAATCAGCATCAACCAGTTCTTGTCGGCCGATACGGGCTTCAACCCGGAGACGGACCTGCTGCCCATTGCGCCGGTCTACACCACGACCCATGCCGTTGTCGTGCCGGCGAACTCACCGTATTCATCCCTGATGGAGCTGGTCGACGCCGCAAAAGCGTCTCCCGGCAAGATCCGATTCGGATCGACCGGCAATGGCACGCCCTCCCATCTGGCGGGGCAAGCGCTCGCCATCAAGGTTGGCGTTGACATGGTGCACATCCCTTACAAAGGCGGCGGCCCCGCGCTCACCGCCGTGATGGGCGGCCACATCGAATGCTGCGTGTCCAGTCTGCCGAGCGCAAAGCCCCATATCGACAGCGGTGTCATCCGCATCGTCGCTGTAACCTCCACGGAGCGCATTCAACGCGTCGCCGATGTGCCGACCGTAAAGGAAGTGCTCGGCATCGACGCGTTCGATTTCCCATTGTTCGCCGGGGTGTTCGGCCCCGCAGCCTTACCTGTGGATCTGGCGCAGCTGATCCACACAAAAGTCGCCGACGCGCTCAATGCGCCGGAACTGAAGGCCAAGTTTGAAGAGCAGAATATCGGGTTGATGAACTTGGACATGGCCGCGTTCGCACAATACATCAAGGAACAGACGGCGGTGTCCAAAGCTGTGTTGAGCGAGATCGGTCTTGCGAAGTAG
- a CDS encoding electron transfer flavoprotein subunit beta/FixA family protein encodes MKLLVSVKRVVDANVKIRVKADGSGVELANVKMSMNPFDEIGVEEAIRLKEAGKAEEIVVVSIGPAQAQETLRTALAMGADRAILVKVDETVEPLGVAKVLKGAVEAEKPGLVILGKQAIDDDANQTGQMLAALLGWSQATFASKVEIDGDKAKVTREVDGGLQVVEVKLPAIVTTDLRLNQPRYASLPNIMKAKKKPLDEKTPADFGADVAPRLKVVKTEEPGGRKAGVKVKDVAELVSSLKAAGVL; translated from the coding sequence ATGAAGTTACTTGTTTCCGTCAAGCGGGTCGTCGATGCGAACGTGAAGATCCGCGTGAAGGCGGACGGCTCGGGCGTCGAGCTGGCGAATGTGAAGATGTCGATGAACCCGTTCGACGAGATCGGCGTCGAGGAGGCGATCCGCCTGAAGGAAGCCGGCAAGGCGGAGGAGATCGTCGTGGTGTCGATCGGCCCGGCGCAGGCGCAAGAGACGCTGAGAACGGCGCTGGCGATGGGTGCGGACCGCGCGATCCTGGTCAAGGTCGACGAGACGGTCGAACCGCTCGGCGTCGCCAAAGTGCTGAAGGGCGCGGTCGAGGCGGAGAAGCCTGGCCTCGTCATCCTCGGCAAGCAGGCGATCGACGACGACGCCAACCAGACCGGCCAGATGCTGGCCGCGCTGCTCGGCTGGAGCCAGGCGACGTTCGCCTCCAAGGTCGAGATCGACGGCGACAAGGCCAAGGTGACGCGCGAGGTCGACGGCGGCCTGCAGGTCGTCGAGGTGAAGCTGCCGGCAATTGTCACCACCGACCTTCGCCTCAACCAGCCGCGCTATGCGTCGCTGCCCAACATCATGAAGGCGAAAAAGAAACCGCTCGACGAGAAGACGCCTGCCGATTTCGGCGCCGACGTCGCGCCGCGCCTCAAGGTGGTGAAGACCGAGGAGCCGGGCGGCCGCAAGGCGGGCGTCAAGGTGAAGGACGTGGCGGAGCTCGTTTCCAGCCTCAAGGCTGCCGGCGTTCTGTAA
- a CDS encoding tripartite tricarboxylate transporter permease, protein MDFLSNMTLGLAVAVQPLNLLYCFIGVLLGTVVGVLPGLGPLATIAMLLPLTFGLDPTQSLIMLAGIYYGSQYGGSTTAILVNLPGEAASAVTTLDGYQMARRGRAGPALAAAAISSFIAGTIATVLIAVVARPLTALALSFGPAEYFSLMVVGLVSSVALASGSVLKAIAMICLGLLLGLTGTDVYTGAPRFTFGFFEMLDGLDFVAVAVGIYGIGEILRNLESSSGEPGNVLKVTKLWPGRADIARIVAPALRGTAIGSLLGVLPGGGALLSSFVAYNVEKKVSANSGEFGKGAIEGVAAPEAANNAGAQTSFIPMLSLGIPSNVTMALMIGAMVMQGIAPGPNVITNNPELFWGLIASMWIGNALLVILNLPLIGIWVTLLRVPYTVMFPAIVAFSCIGVYSVNNSPFGIYIVAIAGLVGYALMKLDCEPAPFVLGFILGPMLEEHLRRAMLSSGGDVTVFVSRPISAVLLAVACVLLFLVSRPDVARRRDEVFVDGDG, encoded by the coding sequence GTGGACTTTCTGAGCAACATGACGCTTGGCCTGGCGGTGGCCGTGCAGCCGTTGAATCTGCTCTACTGCTTCATCGGCGTGCTGCTGGGTACCGTCGTCGGCGTGCTGCCCGGCCTCGGCCCGCTGGCGACGATCGCGATGCTGCTGCCGCTGACCTTCGGTCTCGATCCGACGCAGTCGCTGATCATGCTCGCCGGGATCTACTATGGTTCCCAGTATGGCGGCTCCACCACCGCGATCCTGGTGAATCTTCCCGGCGAAGCGGCCTCGGCGGTGACGACGTTGGACGGCTATCAGATGGCCCGGCGCGGAAGGGCCGGGCCGGCGCTCGCCGCCGCCGCGATTTCATCGTTCATCGCGGGGACGATAGCCACCGTGCTGATCGCGGTCGTGGCAAGGCCCCTGACGGCGCTGGCGCTCAGCTTCGGTCCCGCGGAGTATTTCTCCCTGATGGTGGTCGGACTTGTCTCCTCGGTCGCCCTCGCATCCGGTTCGGTCCTGAAAGCCATCGCCATGATCTGCCTGGGATTGCTGCTCGGCCTTACAGGGACGGACGTCTATACCGGCGCCCCGCGCTTCACGTTCGGGTTCTTTGAAATGCTGGACGGCCTCGATTTCGTGGCCGTGGCGGTGGGGATCTACGGAATAGGAGAGATACTTCGTAATCTGGAGTCGTCCTCCGGCGAGCCCGGCAATGTGCTGAAAGTCACCAAGCTCTGGCCCGGGCGAGCGGATATAGCGCGGATCGTGGCGCCGGCCCTGCGCGGCACGGCCATAGGCTCGCTCCTGGGTGTCCTGCCGGGCGGCGGCGCGCTGCTCTCCTCATTCGTCGCGTACAATGTCGAGAAAAAGGTTTCGGCGAATTCCGGAGAGTTCGGAAAAGGCGCGATCGAGGGCGTGGCGGCGCCCGAGGCCGCCAATAACGCCGGCGCCCAGACGTCGTTCATTCCGATGCTGTCGCTGGGCATTCCCTCCAACGTCACCATGGCTCTCATGATCGGCGCGATGGTGATGCAAGGCATAGCGCCGGGACCGAACGTCATCACCAACAACCCCGAGCTGTTCTGGGGCCTGATCGCGTCGATGTGGATTGGCAACGCGCTTCTGGTGATCTTGAATCTTCCGCTCATCGGCATCTGGGTAACGCTGTTGCGTGTGCCGTACACCGTGATGTTTCCCGCCATTGTCGCCTTTTCGTGTATCGGCGTCTATTCAGTCAACAACAGCCCGTTCGGCATCTACATCGTGGCCATAGCCGGCCTGGTCGGCTACGCGCTGATGAAGCTCGACTGCGAGCCGGCGCCGTTCGTGCTGGGGTTCATCCTCGGACCGATGCTCGAGGAGCACCTTCGTCGCGCGATGCTGAGCTCAGGTGGCGACGTGACGGTGTTCGTGTCCCGGCCGATCAGCGCGGTGTTGCTGGCCGTGGCCTGCGTGCTGCTCTTCCTGGTCAGCCGGCCCGACGTCGCGAGGCGGCGCGACGAGGTGTTCGTCGATGGCGATGGTTGA
- a CDS encoding CoA transferase → MNADFPLDGLRVVELGSGSESVMLCGRMLAELGAHVILIEPPAGHPLRRQDDAFHDARAPLFGLYSRGKHSAVVDFEDMEAMKDLKGLLGKADVVLLDKSGHSLIDSHGWLDDITAVKSLVLCCISPFGLAGPYANMSASELIVQSLAGVLQTNGQDGEEPVAAGIPIAAYGGAFYGLIAILSALYKRLDVGSGDVIDQSEFDAVFSFLGTILPGYLLTGEDFERVGNRHTMTAPWNNYPTRNGWVAISTVGDHQWQALASAMGRAEWGTDERFLTNPDRVRNVEELDRLISEWTASIETAELLTALDAANVPASAVLSLAEAIEDEHAKYRIVRRRGDDAMPMLPFRLERSAAWRWGEYPELGAGTLQWQAAKFPSGDRPGESGQPPLSGVKVVDVGILTAGPLSARILGMLGADVFKVEPPEGERTRRVANQIAGAAYLYHLNNTDKFGVTFGATSADGTPLFSQLCKTADVFVSNIGDQALAKMGVGPEDRETVNDRLIYCTIGGFGRSGPKRGRKTFDMVIQAQTGIMAVTGSPSGAPTKVALSIVDLMSALSATAGVVAALIARKRYGYGQQVESCLFDVGLWMTQSFWPEIFQGNLETPRLGNRSPYSAPHGCFATRDGAVSLAVITDRQWRAWAELAGRADLADSAEYRTSKARVARAEQLERIVADWAAKLSTADVVDMCQRAHIPAAEASTLQGVVNHPLTSVRELLMPGKNSAGDSFSVIGAPMKFSRSAVSVKRMAPQLGEHNQDLREMLEVGSDA, encoded by the coding sequence GTGAACGCCGATTTTCCTTTGGACGGACTTCGTGTCGTCGAGCTGGGTTCCGGGTCCGAAAGCGTCATGCTGTGCGGCCGGATGCTAGCTGAACTCGGAGCCCACGTCATCCTGATCGAGCCGCCGGCAGGCCATCCGCTGCGTCGGCAGGACGACGCATTTCACGACGCGCGCGCGCCCCTTTTCGGGCTGTATTCCCGAGGCAAGCACAGTGCCGTCGTCGACTTCGAGGACATGGAGGCGATGAAGGACCTGAAGGGTCTTCTTGGCAAAGCCGATGTCGTTCTGCTCGACAAATCTGGGCACTCGCTCATCGACAGCCATGGCTGGCTCGACGACATCACGGCGGTGAAGTCCCTGGTGCTGTGCTGCATCAGCCCGTTCGGGCTTGCGGGACCTTACGCGAACATGTCCGCATCGGAACTGATCGTCCAATCATTGGCGGGAGTCCTCCAGACCAACGGTCAGGACGGCGAAGAGCCGGTTGCCGCCGGCATTCCGATTGCGGCGTATGGGGGCGCATTCTACGGGCTGATCGCCATCCTTTCGGCGCTCTACAAGCGACTGGACGTGGGCTCGGGCGATGTCATCGACCAAAGCGAATTCGATGCCGTGTTTTCGTTCTTGGGCACGATCCTGCCCGGCTACCTCCTGACCGGCGAGGATTTCGAACGGGTCGGCAACCGGCACACCATGACGGCGCCGTGGAACAATTACCCGACCAGGAACGGATGGGTCGCCATTTCAACGGTCGGTGACCACCAATGGCAAGCGCTGGCCAGCGCGATGGGCCGAGCGGAATGGGGAACGGACGAACGATTCCTCACCAATCCCGACCGGGTGAGGAACGTCGAGGAACTGGACAGGCTCATAAGCGAGTGGACCGCCAGCATTGAAACCGCCGAGCTACTGACCGCCCTCGATGCGGCCAACGTGCCGGCAAGTGCCGTATTGAGCCTGGCGGAAGCGATCGAGGACGAGCATGCGAAATACCGGATCGTCCGCCGGCGCGGCGACGATGCCATGCCCATGCTGCCGTTCAGGCTGGAGAGATCCGCCGCATGGCGGTGGGGCGAATACCCCGAGCTTGGAGCCGGGACGCTGCAATGGCAGGCAGCGAAATTCCCGAGCGGTGACAGGCCGGGCGAGTCGGGGCAGCCGCCGCTGTCGGGCGTCAAGGTCGTCGACGTGGGCATTCTGACCGCCGGGCCGCTGTCCGCCCGCATCCTTGGCATGTTGGGCGCGGATGTATTCAAAGTCGAACCGCCAGAAGGGGAGAGAACCCGAAGGGTCGCAAACCAGATTGCTGGAGCAGCATATCTCTACCACCTCAACAACACGGACAAATTCGGCGTGACGTTCGGGGCGACATCGGCCGACGGGACGCCGCTCTTTTCGCAACTCTGCAAAACCGCAGACGTCTTTGTCTCCAACATCGGCGATCAGGCTCTCGCCAAAATGGGCGTCGGGCCCGAGGACAGGGAAACCGTCAACGACCGGCTGATCTACTGCACGATCGGCGGCTTCGGACGAAGCGGACCCAAGCGGGGCCGCAAGACCTTCGACATGGTGATCCAGGCGCAAACCGGCATCATGGCGGTAACAGGAAGCCCGTCCGGCGCGCCGACCAAGGTCGCCCTGTCCATCGTCGACCTGATGTCCGCGCTTAGCGCGACGGCCGGCGTCGTCGCGGCTTTGATCGCGCGAAAGAGGTATGGGTACGGCCAGCAGGTCGAATCCTGCCTTTTCGACGTCGGCCTCTGGATGACCCAAAGTTTCTGGCCGGAGATATTCCAGGGGAACCTGGAAACGCCGAGATTGGGGAACAGGTCGCCCTACTCCGCACCGCACGGATGCTTCGCCACCCGGGACGGCGCGGTCAGCCTCGCAGTCATCACCGATCGCCAATGGCGCGCCTGGGCTGAATTGGCCGGCCGCGCGGACCTGGCCGATTCGGCGGAGTATCGGACATCGAAGGCGCGGGTGGCCCGCGCCGAGCAGCTGGAACGGATCGTTGCCGACTGGGCCGCAAAGCTCAGCACCGCTGACGTCGTCGACATGTGCCAACGAGCCCATATCCCCGCCGCCGAGGCCTCGACCTTGCAAGGCGTCGTCAACCATCCGCTGACCTCTGTCCGCGAACTGCTCATGCCTGGAAAAAACTCCGCGGGCGACTCGTTCAGCGTCATCGGCGCGCCCATGAAATTCTCCAGATCCGCAGTGTCCGTGAAGCGGATGGCTCCGCAGCTCGGCGAGCACAACCAGGACCTGCGTGAGATGCTCGAGGTAGGTAGCGATGCGTGA
- a CDS encoding PrpF family protein has protein sequence MRDYKPSGEQKPYKIVLMRGGSSKAVFLNADDLPEDKGELERLILALFGSPDIRQIDGIGGADYLTSKCAIIGRPSRPDADIDYTFAQVSIVSPVVSFDVNCGNISSAAAVYAIEEGYVQAGDGLTTVRVHNTNTAKILTIRVPTVGGLPAVEGDFEMAGVPGKGAEISIDFSDTAGACTGKLLPTGRVVDTVDIRGSALSVSIVDVGNPCVFIRAEDLRLKGTEVAGEYAQATLDLLEEIRVESAKLINIQSHVLPLQVLVSSPQSYQSIVAGRTVGDSEIDIVARQFLEKMLHKAYAGTAATCLAVAAKVEGTLVHSASRKSASRSFRIGHPSGVLPIKVAVRNDGDEWQVKEALYSRTARRLLTGVAYVRTALLAQA, from the coding sequence ATGCGTGACTACAAGCCGTCCGGCGAACAAAAGCCATATAAGATTGTGCTGATGCGCGGCGGCTCCAGCAAGGCGGTCTTCCTGAATGCCGACGACCTGCCCGAGGATAAAGGCGAGCTTGAACGCTTGATACTCGCATTGTTCGGCAGCCCCGACATCCGGCAGATCGACGGCATCGGCGGTGCGGACTACCTGACGAGCAAATGCGCCATCATCGGCCGGCCCAGCCGGCCCGACGCCGACATCGACTACACCTTTGCCCAGGTCAGCATCGTTTCACCGGTCGTCAGTTTCGACGTGAACTGCGGAAATATTTCCTCGGCCGCTGCTGTCTACGCGATCGAAGAGGGCTACGTCCAGGCTGGCGACGGGCTGACGACGGTCAGGGTACACAATACCAACACGGCCAAGATCCTGACCATACGCGTTCCCACGGTCGGAGGCCTGCCGGCGGTGGAGGGAGATTTCGAAATGGCCGGCGTTCCGGGCAAGGGCGCCGAGATCAGCATTGACTTCTCCGACACAGCCGGCGCGTGCACGGGGAAGCTGCTGCCGACGGGCCGTGTGGTGGACACGGTCGACATCCGCGGGAGCGCCCTTTCGGTGTCGATAGTCGACGTGGGCAATCCATGTGTGTTCATTCGCGCAGAGGACCTGAGACTGAAGGGCACGGAGGTGGCGGGCGAATACGCGCAGGCAACTCTGGACCTTCTCGAGGAGATCAGGGTTGAAAGCGCGAAGCTGATCAACATCCAGAGTCACGTCCTGCCCCTGCAGGTCCTGGTGAGCAGCCCGCAATCGTACCAGTCCATCGTCGCGGGACGCACGGTCGGCGACAGCGAGATCGACATCGTGGCGCGCCAGTTCCTGGAGAAGATGCTCCACAAGGCTTATGCTGGCACGGCAGCAACCTGCCTGGCGGTCGCCGCGAAGGTGGAAGGCACCCTCGTCCATTCGGCCAGCCGGAAGTCGGCGTCCCGATCCTTCCGCATCGGGCACCCGAGCGGGGTGCTCCCGATAAAGGTCGCCGTCCGCAATGATGGGGACGAGTGGCAGGTAAAGGAAGCTCTTTATTCAAGAACCGCACGCCGGCTGCTGACCGGTGTTGCTTATGTACGGACCGCGCTGCTGGCGCAGGCATGA
- a CDS encoding SDR family oxidoreductase, with amino-acid sequence MADEAMEGCAVKPRVVLVTGGARGIGLDIARRFAAQGHRIAILDKDAPALSAAQQLLASHADGLCGLIGDITASTWAIEAVEEVARQLGPVEILVNSAGGAPNRPFLEISEDEADRIIALNFTSVLNLTRAVLPRMQSARWGRLINISSDAARVGTPREAVYAGAKAGVIGFSKSLCAEVARDGITVNVVCPGTTDTPLLHEVLTPEQIARRAAANPTGRIGQPSDISAVVQFLSSEEAGFINGQVLSVNGGISRVG; translated from the coding sequence ATGGCCGATGAAGCAATGGAAGGGTGTGCCGTCAAACCCCGCGTCGTACTTGTCACCGGCGGCGCCAGAGGCATCGGCCTGGACATCGCCCGTCGCTTTGCCGCGCAAGGGCATCGCATCGCGATCCTCGACAAGGATGCGCCCGCCCTTTCAGCGGCGCAGCAGCTTCTCGCTTCCCATGCCGACGGCTTATGCGGCCTGATCGGGGACATCACTGCCAGTACGTGGGCGATCGAAGCCGTTGAAGAGGTGGCGCGCCAGCTGGGTCCCGTCGAGATTCTCGTCAATTCGGCCGGCGGCGCGCCGAACCGGCCGTTCCTGGAGATTTCCGAGGACGAGGCCGATCGAATCATCGCGCTGAATTTCACCAGCGTCCTCAACCTGACACGGGCGGTGCTCCCTCGGATGCAAAGCGCCCGCTGGGGCCGGCTCATCAACATCAGCTCGGATGCCGCGCGCGTCGGCACTCCGCGAGAAGCGGTCTATGCCGGCGCCAAGGCCGGGGTGATCGGATTTTCGAAGTCGCTGTGCGCGGAAGTGGCGCGCGATGGAATAACCGTGAACGTGGTATGCCCCGGCACCACCGATACGCCGTTGCTCCATGAAGTGCTGACGCCGGAACAGATCGCCAGGCGCGCCGCGGCAAACCCGACGGGCAGGATCGGACAGCCCTCCGATATTTCCGCGGTTGTGCAATTCCTCTCTTCGGAGGAGGCGGGATTCATCAATGGCCAGGTGCTTAGCGTCAACGGGGGCATTTCGCGCGTCGGTTGA